The nucleotide sequence CCTGAGAGAGACGAATATGAATACGAACTCCGAATGGATGTTTTGGGCAAAATGATAAAATCTGCACGACAGGAACGTAAGTTGACCCAAGAGCAATTAGGAAAACTTGTAGGGGTTCAAAAGGCACAAATCTCAAAACTCGAAAGAAGTGCAAACAGTGCGACCATTGACACGATAATTAAGGTTTTTAGAGCGTTGAAAGCTGAAATTAACTTCAATGTGAAACTTGAAGACAACTTTTTGAAATTGGCTTAGGAATAAAAGCCGACCGCATAACAATGTACAAAAATAATAGCCGAAATAGCAGCAATATCAAGGGTTTCAGTCCGCTTTAGCTTTTCTGTAGCTTGAAAAGTTTGTAGCCCGCAGTCGGCTACTATTCTTGTACCGAACGTTACCATGCATTTAATAAAGATACCCTCAAAAAATAGAACTATGACTAGAATATTACAGGTTTTAACTCTACTATTATTTTCAGTTTCAATTATTAGTTGTCATCAGACATCCATTGAAAAATTAA is from Saccharicrinis carchari and encodes:
- a CDS encoding helix-turn-helix domain-containing protein; the encoded protein is MATEEMKIYTLAEMKDKYIGKIGNPERDEYEYELRMDVLGKMIKSARQERKLTQEQLGKLVGVQKAQISKLERSANSATIDTIIKVFRALKAEINFNVKLEDNFLKLA